The window TGGTTATAGACGTTCTTAGCCTATTTAATCAAATAACTAAATGTTGATGTCAATTGTACGAATGCAACAGAATCAGATTTATTTCAAAAAGAAATTGTAAGTCTATAGTGAAACTATAGAGCAAGAGTACAAGGGTTATCCTTCCAGAAATATGGTGTCTCAGAGACACACGGCCATTCAGATAACCAACAGAATCGATGAAAATACAAACAGCGTTTCAGCCACTCTATCACCCGGTTTACCCTATGTAATGTGAATGAGTGAAAACTATAGTCTGGCTATAGGGATTCAGATATAGCGGTGTTCAAGGGTTCAAGCCCGTAATCATAGAAACGCTGTTTTGACAATTATAGTATTTGTTTTGGGACGAGGTCGATCTGTCGATTCACGCCTTCTACTCACTCAATTATATCTTGCAATAATTAGTCAGTACTATAGGCACACTATAGACACGGAGAAACCACGGGATAGAACACCTGAATACGGAAGATAAAACCTCCTTTTCCTCATCAGGAAGATAGGTGTCTGTTTGATGACTGGTTCGAGTATATTTCGGCAATATTCGAGTCAGGAAGAGGATACATGACTATAGTAAGACTATATAATATGATCTAAATACGGGGTTGCAGGCTGATGATGATTTGTAGGAACTCATCAAAAGTGTGGTTTATCTGGGTCACTGTGAGAGGTTGTTCCTACCCCACCCACTCAGCTGCTGATAGAAGACGGAAAATCCGTTTCTGAGAATGCTACTGAGAGAATTCCGGCAGAAGCAGATACGGAGAATCTCTGAGTATTCTCACCGTGAAATAGTATGTGTAAAATTAGACGTTGAGTGGCATGTCGTACTCTAGCGGTGACGATCGTGATTCTGTTCTCGCTGGCTACTTGGGAGTCCCGCATTTTATTCAGAGTAATAGCACCAACGAGGAAATGCGAGAAGTGTATTAACTAATGTGGTGAGATAGTGGTTAGAGAATTGACTGGCAGGGGTGAGAATAATCACGGCGTGATTCCCAACCACCCAGATATACCATTTCGAATATATGAGTTGGTGGCGGTATAGAGAGGCCCCACAGTCGGAACGAGATTGTTCCCTCAACACTCAGACTGAGTTTAAACGAATCAGAATAGTGCTATGAAAGGAGTGGAGCTATTAGAAGAAATAAACTGTTTGCCGAAAATGAAATATCGTGGTCACTGTCCCTGAGAGATTCTGCATTGCGCACCAACCCAGGAATCATTTCGGGAGAGAATAGGCTCTGAGAAAACCAAGATAGAGCGGTGAATGATGCAGTGAGAGATTAGTAGCGAAAGGGGTGGTGGGTCGCTGAGTGAACAGAGATATGAGCAGCGAAAGAAGCGGGGTAGTGTCCCTGCGGGTACTTACTTTCAGTGAGAAGAAATGGGTTGAGTTAATCCTTATTCAGCGTTTCGTACGGTGGACCGGTCGTTGTCAGGGATACGGTCGGAAACCGCATCTTTGAATGGGAGGCTGCGGTAGATTGAATAGTCACAGTTCTCTAGTCCGATGCAGAACTGGGAGAAGTTCTGGTTGTCGTTGTGGCAGCTCACCGGGAGTAGTTTGTCATTGGTGCCCGGCATGGTTCGACGCTTCTCATAACGAGCTTGATACCGGCTTGTCTCTTCGTCGAACCACGGGTACTGCCGGAAGTGATCGACAACATCATCGACCGTGAATCCATTGTCGAGGCTGAAGATGATGTGAACGTAACTGTAGAGCACCCATCGAACCGGCTCGTTCTCCTGTAAGAATTGGTGGATGTTCTCCATGCACGGGAGCTCATGGATGTCCCCAATTTCCGAGACGTTCACTTTCTTCGCGTTCCTCCAAGGGGAGTATTCGAGAGTATAGCGATTATATTTCCCCTCTTGGATCTCAACGTGCCGATGGTCGTCGTATTTTCGTAAGAAGTTCGATACTGCCCGAGGGGTATCGAAATCACTCACATTATCCTGTTCGTGCGACTTGATGTCATTGCCTACGTCATCTTCGTCAGCGCCAGGTTCCTGCTCCACAAACCATTCAATCGCGTCGAAGATATCTCTCGCTTCAATTGGTTCATCGAGTTTTGCGACTTCATTTGGGGCTTCATCGACGGCCTTCAAAACGACGCGCAACCGTTCAGGATACCGTCGTTCGGCGAATAATTTTTGCGTTTGATTCGCCTCAAGGAGTTTCTTGATTTTCGCGTGCACGTCCTCCGCGTAGGTGACGATCGTCGTCTCATTCTCGTCAGTGAGCGTGTTCTCAAAAGTCTGCTCCAACTGGTGTGACACGGATCGCATCCCTCCAATCAAGTGATTCTTGAACGCGGGCTCGAAGCCAGTTGTCGGAATATAGACACAGTTGTTATCGACCTTTACCTGCAACTCCCCGTCCACAGGGTCACCCTCACGAACTAGACAATTCTGGCTTGCGTGGACCAATGGAACCTCGTAATACAGCCCACCACCGTTTCCCTCTAAGTGCGTGATTCCCGTAACTGAACGCCCCGGAGGCGGCCCCCGCTCATCCGGCTTCCCATCGCGCCCGTACACAGCTTCACCCGCAATCAGCTGGATGTTCCCCTCCGGATGCTCGAATTGATTTACCGCTGCATACACATGGTACGCGAACACGTCTCGGAGATAGTGATGCAGTGTGATGCGATGACTGTGTTCCTGCAATTGCTCGTTCTTCCGAATCATCAACGACCCGATCGACAGCAGCACAGCCAACCGTCCAGGACAATCAACAGGCACCCACGGGTCACTAATCACGTCGTCCTGGTCCGGTTTCTTGAGTGCTTCCAACACAAACGTCTGCACATCTTCAAGCATCTGTTTCTCATTCCGGACGCCTTGCTCTTGCCACGTATCGTACCCGCGCTGAAAAAGATCAACCAACGCGAAATCACCGTAACCCGACGGCTCAAGCAACACACGCCACGCATCCATCACGTTTGTTCGTGGCGTGATGCGCCCCGATTGCTGTTCATCGTTGTCTCGATTTGACTGGGGACTCATTGTTGGTTCATGTTGGTGTCTGGCGGCCGACGGAGCGACCTGCTTTCGATTTCGCTACTGCTGTACTCCCAATTTGTTTCCTTAGCCTCTTAGTGCTCAGTCCCCGATGGTATCATAGAACTCGTCACACACTGTGTCCGCGATGCTGCCGTTCAGGATGGTATTCACAGTCGAGGTGATCGACTGGCTGGATTACCCAGGGAGAATCTCACGGTCGAATCCGTGAGAGTGCGTCAACCACTCGTGATGACAACTATCAGACAAGGTGTGGAGAATAGGTTCTGCATTTGCCCGAATTTATTCAGAATTAGTAATTTTGCCACCACCATTTATAGATTTATGGTGGTGTCCTTTTGGGGAGTTTTGCCCGAAGACCGAACTGTTACTGGTGTATTCTACGGTTATGTCCTTCACACTAACTGAAGTTCTCCTGAACCGAGAAGTTTCGGTTGTGGAGGTAGTTCGAACCCCAATAATGCGAAAATGGGCTCTGTTGCGGGTTGATCCGTGTCACTGCTGGTGATTTCACTAGTTATAGATCGGATCCACACTGCAACCACGATGATGTCTGAACCACTATCTCTGGGGGTAAAGACCCTAACGCGCGGATTTTTCGACAATATGCTTGAGCAACTGCTGGTGGGGGGCTAGGGTATAAGACAGTAACTCCAGTACACAGGAGCAAGAAGCAAGACCCCCTCGCAAGGAAGCACAGCATAGCGCACTGGTCAAATAAGCAAATCGAAGGCTGATCAGTACCCGTAGCAACTCAGCCGATAGTGACGACTCCGCTCAAAGTCCATGACCGATCGTCCCGACATCGAGGAGGCAGTCAAAGAGCGCCTCTCTGAGGATCCCTCAGAGGAGTTCATAGACGAAATAGCCTCCAGAGTCGTGGACGAGATGGACGAATCTTTCTCAGAACTTGGTGTGAAGACTCGAGCGCTGGAAGAGATTGTTGACGACTTTCGGAACCAGAAGCTCGAAGAAGTGGATTCAGAAGGTCAGTATGAGCGAAAAATCGACTATATCCAGACCTATCTGACCGAGGAAGTTCAAGGCGAAACGTCTGACGAGTTCACGAGTGAGGACGTTGGCCGGTACAAGAATTGGCGGAAGTATGACTCGCTTGACCGTGAGGAGCCGCTGTCAAACAACACGCTCCAGGATGATATGTATCTATTTCGTGAATTCATCTCATACATGGTGGAGCACCGATTGGCACCGTATCGGTTTTTGAGGAGTGTCGAAATCCCCGAATTGGACGACCCGAAGGAAGGCGTGGATGAGAAGCTGCTGGAGCCTGAGCGAGCCAACGCGATACTAGAATATCTTCGTAAATACCACTATGCGGATGTCGAGCACGCCGCGATGGAGTTGTTCTGTGAGTCAGGACCGCGGAAAGGAGACGTGTACTCCTGTGACGTCGATAGTTACGACGAAGCTGCCTCGACGATAAGATATCAGAATCAAGAAGGGACAAATCTCAAGAATGACGAGGAGAGTTCTCGAGAGATAACTCTCTACGGTATTGTTCCAGAGATCATCAGTGACTACATCGAGAACCGGCGTCCCGATGAAGTTGATGAGGAAGGGCGCGAACCGCTTCTCACAAAGGGGGATGGCCGAATTGAGAAGTCTACGTTGCAGAAAATCGCATATAAGTGGACGCGACCGTGTGCAATCGGCTTAGAATGCCCACACGACAGGGATCCAGAGGACTGCGAAGCGGCACAGAGGAATAATTCGGCGTACAAATGCCCCAGCTCCCGAGCACCTCATCATATCAGAACCGGGTACATTACTGCCAAGCGGAACGCTGGGGTCTCCCCAGAAGCAATCGAACAGCGCTGTGACGTAACTCCCCAATGTCAAGAAGAACACTACGACCTGCCAGATCTAGAGGAGGAAAGGGAACGGTACGAAGACGAGTTCGAAGATACGTCTGTAGATGAAGATTCGGGCTTTAGCCACTAACGATGAAGTCCCCCGTTTTGAGCGCAGGTAGATTCCATCATTCTCCCAGATATGTTAGCTGCTACCAGTTATTGGCGTTCCATACTCAGAAACTAGTGGGGCTTCAGGTCTGAACTGCTAGAATTAATCGAGAGCCGCTGTATTCGAGGAATCTAGCGATTCACGGCTGAAGCGGCACTAGTAGTAGACACAACTCTGCTGAGAATCGGTTGAATGCAGTCAATCTCCTCCATTCAACCTCTCAATCTCTGATAGGATTTCGGAGGTCTGCTGCATACAGCGCGCAAATGCAGCACCGCGCATCTGTAGCGATCGACCTCTGCGAAGATCGGCAGCAGAGTCGCCCGAATGACGAACTAACACTTGCGATCAGAGGGAGAGGGGTCGAAACCGCGGGTATCTGCTTCTACGGACGAGCGTCTATGGATATAGGATCTCCGCTCTTGTGAAGCAGATTGTAGGTGAGTATCTGAACCCGGGAAACCAGCTACAGGCACCTCTACTCAGCCGCTCACACCCCCGTTTGAGAAGGAAGCCCCCAGACGCTACCGAGAACAAAATCGCCAGACAGCTGCCACCAACAATGTTCGACACAAGAGCGAGGATCTCAATTAGGAGGTTGCAGCCGGGATCCGGATCGTGACAATACTACCCCGCGGACTGTTTTCACGAATCGTCACCTCGCCGCCGAAACTCACCGCGACCCAGTGGATGAGCCACAGACCAATCCCGGAGCTGTGGGTAAGCGGCGTCTCTTCCCCCATCTCGACCACGGTCTGTTCCTGATCCGGAATCCCCGGACCATTATCTGCAATCAGGATATCGACCCACTCGCCGGTTTCAGTCCTCTCCGGCGGAGTGGCTGTGAGAGTGACTTCGGGCGGGGTTTGATCGGAGTGCGTGACCGCATTATCGACGGCTTCCCGGATCGCTGTCGCCAAGCGATCATCCGCTTGCACCAGCGCGGACTCGGGCGTCGTGATAGTCAGTTCCGCCTCAGGATACTCGTCGTGGAACTCGTCTCTCAGACCCGTCAGCAGGGCATTGACGTCACAGGTCGCGTCGTCTTCAGTCTCTCGATTGAAGAGGTCACGTATCTTTCTAGCGTGTTCGGTGAGTTCAAGCAGCTCGTTGGCGCGATTCCGTATTGCCGCCGCCTGCTCTTGCTGGTCCTTGTCACCAAGCGTCTCTGCAAGGGTCTCGGCATTGCCGCGAACAACGTTCATGGCGTTTCGGATATTATGCCGGAGAACCCGATTCAATACACTGAGACGCTGCTCACGCAACCGCCGTTCCGTGATTTCGGATTCAATACCGACAAAGTGGGTGATCTCACCGTCAGTATCTGTGATCGGCGCGATTGTCTGCTCAACCTGATATAGACGCCCGTCCTTGCGCTGATTAACGAGGGTCGCCTCCCAGACATCGCCTGCCGTGATTGTCTCCCATAATTCCTCGTAGAATGTGTCACTATGCTTCCCTGACTTCAGAATCCGCGTATTTTGTCCGACTGCTTCTTCCTTCGAGTAACCTGTCGTCTCTTCAAACGCCTGATTCACGTATTCAATCGTACCCTCTGTATCCGTGATCATCACTACGTGCCCGGCTTCGTCAACGGCCCGCTGATACAGTTGTAACTCTTGTTCGTTTTCTTTCCGCTCGGTGATGTCCTGTTGAAACCCGATGAAACGGATTACGTCTCCTGTCTCATCTCGAACAGGCGCAATCGTGACATAATTCCAGAATTCCGTCCCGTCTTTGCGATAATTGCGGAGTTTAACCGAGACGGGCTTCCCAGTGTCAATTGCTTCACGCATCTCTGCAACTGGTTCCGCGGCCGTCTTCTCACCTTGCAAGAACCGGCAGTTCCGCCCGAGAATCTCGTCTTCCGTGTACCCGGTCAACTCCTGGAAACCGTCGTTTACGTACGTGAGAGGGTTGTCAT is drawn from Salarchaeum sp. JOR-1 and contains these coding sequences:
- a CDS encoding PAS domain-containing sensor histidine kinase; its protein translation is MTERLTTLVETVPIALITLDQEGEVEAWNQAAESIFGYEQREVLGDTFPVIPDEEQAAFDELLQQVESGRTVTREEAEWQRYDGSRVAVQFWASPLQDHHEHDEPATRTPGERGDGAEHAIVAVEDVSSQQERQEELELLHRAIDEAPVGVTIADATQDDNPLTYVNDGFQELTGYTEDEILGRNCRFLQGEKTAAEPVAEMREAIDTGKPVSVKLRNYRKDGTEFWNYVTIAPVRDETGDVIRFIGFQQDITERKENEQELQLYQRAVDEAGHVVMITDTEGTIEYVNQAFEETTGYSKEEAVGQNTRILKSGKHSDTFYEELWETITAGDVWEATLVNQRKDGRLYQVEQTIAPITDTDGEITHFVGIESEITERRLREQRLSVLNRVLRHNIRNAMNVVRGNAETLAETLGDKDQQEQAAAIRNRANELLELTEHARKIRDLFNRETEDDATCDVNALLTGLRDEFHDEYPEAELTITTPESALVQADDRLATAIREAVDNAVTHSDQTPPEVTLTATPPERTETGEWVDILIADNGPGIPDQEQTVVEMGEETPLTHSSGIGLWLIHWVAVSFGGEVTIRENSPRGSIVTIRIPAATS
- a CDS encoding primase-associated protein, translated to MSPQSNRDNDEQQSGRITPRTNVMDAWRVLLEPSGYGDFALVDLFQRGYDTWQEQGVRNEKQMLEDVQTFVLEALKKPDQDDVISDPWVPVDCPGRLAVLLSIGSLMIRKNEQLQEHSHRITLHHYLRDVFAYHVYAAVNQFEHPEGNIQLIAGEAVYGRDGKPDERGPPPGRSVTGITHLEGNGGGLYYEVPLVHASQNCLVREGDPVDGELQVKVDNNCVYIPTTGFEPAFKNHLIGGMRSVSHQLEQTFENTLTDENETTIVTYAEDVHAKIKKLLEANQTQKLFAERRYPERLRVVLKAVDEAPNEVAKLDEPIEARDIFDAIEWFVEQEPGADEDDVGNDIKSHEQDNVSDFDTPRAVSNFLRKYDDHRHVEIQEGKYNRYTLEYSPWRNAKKVNVSEIGDIHELPCMENIHQFLQENEPVRWVLYSYVHIIFSLDNGFTVDDVVDHFRQYPWFDEETSRYQARYEKRRTMPGTNDKLLPVSCHNDNQNFSQFCIGLENCDYSIYRSLPFKDAVSDRIPDNDRSTVRNAE